A single genomic interval of Nostoc commune NIES-4072 harbors:
- a CDS encoding IS1634 family transposase has product MSNLKEIEIKNIDHLGIIAGIIDSIGLVDIINELIGQEQGEKISPGQVVKAMILNGLGFVSSPLYMFSEFFEDKPCEHLIGKGVKAEYLNDDKLGRVMDKLFIKGLTEIFLAISSQAVKEFNISLKSSHLDSTSLHLHGEYSSSLTDVIIHCNSSNSEIQSARPIEITYGYSRDHRPDLKQFIIDLISSGDGDIPIFLKSASGNQSDSSSFAKIFLEYKEQIQKEEIGNEDNLMVADAALYNAKNISSLFGTKWLCRVPMTIRQAKELASTLLSTDFISSSLTGYYYSVVKSNYGGVEQRWLVVESTERKESDLRQLERRISKSKASALSHLKKLLESKFNSHQEAIKAVDSLNKKLKYHQINYIDYLEKESKNKKDKINFYEVSASLSENINAIKKAYQSAGRFVLATNILDEKSLSNDDMLSEYKAQQSCERGFGFLKDPLFFADSIFLKSPERIEAMAMIMGLCLLIYTLAQRQIRKALSASESTIKNQLGKSVNNPTMRWIFQCFQSIHLVKFDQEISISNLTSERKYILSFLPETCGYYYKC; this is encoded by the coding sequence ATGTCTAATCTGAAAGAAATTGAAATTAAAAACATAGACCATTTGGGTATAATTGCAGGGATTATAGACTCAATAGGCTTAGTAGATATTATTAATGAATTAATTGGGCAAGAACAAGGAGAAAAAATCAGTCCTGGACAAGTGGTTAAAGCAATGATCTTAAATGGATTGGGTTTTGTGAGTAGTCCTTTATATATGTTTTCCGAGTTTTTTGAAGATAAACCTTGTGAACATTTAATCGGAAAAGGAGTAAAAGCAGAATATTTAAATGATGATAAGTTAGGTAGAGTCATGGATAAATTATTTATTAAAGGTTTAACGGAGATATTTTTAGCTATTAGCAGCCAGGCGGTCAAAGAATTTAATATTAGTTTAAAATCTTCACATTTAGATTCGACTTCCTTGCATTTACATGGTGAATATAGTAGTAGTTTAACCGATGTAATTATTCATTGTAATTCATCAAATAGTGAAATACAATCAGCACGACCTATCGAAATAACCTATGGTTATTCTCGTGACCACAGACCAGATTTAAAACAATTTATCATAGATTTAATATCATCTGGAGATGGAGATATACCAATATTTTTAAAATCGGCATCTGGAAATCAATCAGATTCTTCAAGTTTCGCTAAAATATTTTTAGAATACAAAGAACAAATACAAAAAGAAGAGATAGGGAACGAAGATAATTTAATGGTCGCAGATGCGGCTTTGTATAACGCCAAAAATATCAGTTCATTATTTGGCACAAAATGGCTATGTAGAGTACCGATGACTATAAGACAGGCAAAAGAACTAGCATCAACATTATTATCAACTGATTTTATTAGTAGTTCTTTAACAGGATATTATTATTCTGTAGTTAAAAGTAATTATGGTGGAGTTGAACAAAGATGGTTGGTTGTGGAAAGCACTGAAAGAAAAGAATCTGATTTACGCCAATTAGAAAGAAGAATATCTAAGTCAAAAGCTAGTGCATTATCTCATCTGAAGAAACTACTGGAATCAAAATTTAATTCTCATCAAGAGGCTATTAAAGCCGTAGATAGTTTAAATAAAAAATTAAAGTACCATCAAATTAATTACATCGATTACTTAGAGAAAGAATCAAAAAATAAAAAAGATAAAATAAATTTTTATGAAGTAAGTGCTTCATTGTCGGAAAATATAAATGCTATTAAAAAAGCTTATCAAAGTGCCGGACGTTTTGTGCTTGCAACAAACATTTTAGATGAAAAATCCCTGAGCAATGACGATATGCTTTCCGAATATAAGGCACAGCAAAGTTGTGAAAGAGGATTTGGATTTCTCAAAGACCCCTTATTTTTCGCAGATAGTATTTTTCTGAAATCTCCAGAAAGAATTGAAGCTATGGCTATGATAATGGGATTATGCCTATTAATCTATACTTTAGCTCAAAGACAAATAAGAAAAGCCTTATCAGCGTCTGAATCTACTATTAAAAATCAGCTGGGTAAATCTGTAAATAACCCGACTATGCGATGGATATTTCAATGTTTTCAATCCATACATTTAGTTAAATTTGATCAGGAAATATCAATATCAAATTTAACTTCAGAAAGAAAATATATTTTGAGCTTTTTGCCAGAGACTTGTGGCTACTATTATAAATGTTAA
- a CDS encoding 2Fe-2S iron-sulfur cluster-binding protein encodes MATYQVRLINKKEDLDTTIEVDEETTILDAAHENDIDLPASCQAGSCSSCVGKVVEGEIDQEDQNFLDDEQISKGFALLCVTYPRSNCTIKTHQEPYLV; translated from the coding sequence ATGGCTACCTACCAAGTTAGATTAATCAACAAAAAAGAAGACCTCGACACCACAATTGAAGTTGACGAAGAGACAACAATCTTAGACGCAGCGCACGAAAACGATATTGACTTACCAGCTTCTTGTCAAGCAGGTTCTTGCTCTAGTTGTGTTGGCAAGGTCGTTGAAGGTGAAATTGATCAAGAAGATCAAAACTTCCTAGATGACGAACAGATTTCTAAGGGATTCGCTCTACTTTGTGTCACTTATCCCCGTTCTAATTGCACAATTAAGACACATCAAGAACCCTATCTCGTCTAA
- a CDS encoding TOBE domain-containing protein, which produces MEISARNSLKGTVKKVVPGTVNTEITLEVAPGVELVSIITKSSAEKLGLVEGKQAYAVIKSSDVIVAVD; this is translated from the coding sequence ATGGAAATTAGCGCTCGTAATTCTCTCAAAGGTACTGTAAAAAAAGTTGTTCCTGGTACAGTTAATACTGAGATAACTTTAGAAGTGGCACCAGGAGTAGAGTTAGTGTCAATAATCACAAAATCATCGGCGGAAAAGCTAGGACTTGTAGAAGGTAAGCAAGCTTATGCCGTGATTAAATCATCAGATGTGATAGTTGCTGTGGATTAA
- a CDS encoding ankyrin repeat domain-containing protein: MNRTNSPNLSESTTQWLIEKDYNPSDLNQPGENGDTALMKATREGVYTVVKELIDAGADINARNSDRNNALWFACFGNHYDLINLLLASNINIDNQNDNGATVLMYAASAGKTEVVKLLLQHHPNLYLKNLDDYKAIDFASNVEVLRIIKNAIKSDIGQSLS; this comes from the coding sequence ATGAATCGAACCAACAGTCCAAATTTGAGTGAATCAACAACCCAATGGTTAATAGAAAAAGACTATAATCCTAGCGATTTAAATCAGCCGGGTGAAAATGGCGATACAGCTTTAATGAAAGCGACAAGAGAAGGAGTTTATACAGTCGTCAAAGAACTAATTGATGCTGGTGCGGATATTAATGCTCGAAATAGCGATCGCAACAATGCTTTGTGGTTTGCCTGTTTTGGCAATCACTACGATTTAATTAATTTACTACTTGCTAGCAACATTAATATAGATAACCAAAATGATAATGGTGCAACTGTTTTAATGTATGCAGCATCAGCCGGAAAGACAGAAGTAGTCAAGTTACTTTTACAACATCATCCTAATTTATATTTAAAAAACTTAGACGATTATAAAGCGATAGATTTTGCTAGCAACGTAGAAGTCTTAAGGATAATTAAAAATGCCATCAAGTCAGATATCGGGCAAAGCTTATCATGA
- a CDS encoding nitroreductase family protein: MPSSQISGKAYHDATKHSYLSVQLDPNYVDASTQPSSFKVYPKFYRRVKLNLNNPVHSFISLTSAVTLEKVYKDGPYKLRVNPSAGALYPTEVYVQVRRIEGMVDGIYHVEVENNCLTLIYELIDDGLENYIIPGKCINGFIFLISCVYYRSSWKYQNRSIRYCFLDSGHHLGAVAASAFLHNRDIQLIFDFDKLALNSDLGFENKEFITACAVSGEIQDKKIRSLRLKVPFVSGTDYFESNQFIEDAYKATTLQKSRQQKLEYPQFDFDRDKFYQTVWDRRSIRRFRKECISQEDYLYVVQQLQQSIPTENYEEIEIYSVVHQVEGMTPGLYKGTYLVKAGNFSEKTGYLCINQAIARDGAVTLFFVSDYLNYQTAMQIAGFLGQRLYLTSNYLGIQCSGIGAYYDDETQELLETNKDVLYGMVIGI; the protein is encoded by the coding sequence ATGCCATCAAGTCAGATATCGGGCAAAGCTTATCATGACGCTACCAAGCATTCTTACTTATCGGTACAACTTGATCCAAATTATGTAGATGCTTCAACACAGCCATCTTCATTTAAAGTTTATCCCAAGTTTTATCGGAGAGTGAAATTAAATCTCAATAATCCTGTTCATTCTTTTATCTCATTAACCAGTGCAGTAACACTAGAAAAAGTATATAAAGATGGCCCTTATAAACTGCGGGTGAATCCATCAGCAGGCGCTCTGTATCCTACGGAAGTTTACGTACAGGTTCGCAGGATTGAGGGAATGGTAGATGGTATATACCATGTAGAAGTTGAGAATAATTGTCTAACTCTCATCTATGAATTAATTGATGATGGGTTGGAGAATTATATTATACCGGGTAAATGTATCAACGGATTCATCTTTTTAATTAGTTGTGTTTATTATAGGTCTAGCTGGAAATATCAAAATAGAAGCATAAGATATTGCTTCTTAGATAGCGGACACCATTTAGGTGCAGTTGCAGCTTCAGCTTTTCTCCACAACCGAGATATACAACTAATTTTTGACTTTGATAAACTTGCTCTCAATTCAGATTTGGGTTTTGAGAATAAGGAGTTTATTACTGCTTGTGCGGTGTCAGGAGAAATACAAGACAAGAAAATCAGAAGCTTAAGGCTGAAAGTTCCTTTTGTCTCTGGTACTGATTATTTTGAATCTAATCAATTTATTGAAGATGCCTATAAAGCAACAACTCTACAAAAGAGTCGCCAGCAGAAATTAGAGTATCCTCAATTTGATTTTGATCGGGATAAATTTTATCAAACAGTTTGGGATAGACGTTCTATTAGACGTTTCCGGAAAGAGTGTATTTCTCAAGAAGATTATTTATATGTAGTACAACAACTTCAGCAGTCAATACCGACAGAAAATTATGAGGAAATAGAAATTTACTCAGTGGTGCATCAAGTAGAAGGAATGACACCTGGGTTATATAAAGGTACGTATCTGGTTAAAGCAGGTAACTTTAGTGAAAAGACAGGTTACTTATGCATTAATCAGGCTATTGCTAGAGATGGCGCTGTAACTTTATTTTTTGTGTCAGATTATTTAAACTATCAAACTGCTATGCAAATAGCTGGTTTTCTTGGACAGAGGCTTTATTTAACTAGTAATTATTTGGGAATTCAGTGTAGTGGAATTGGTGCGTATTATGATGACGAAACCCAAGAATTATTAGAAACAAATAAAGATGTACTTTATGGAATGGTGATTGGAATATAA
- a CDS encoding HesB/IscA family protein — protein sequence MAVILSEKAEFHLRAFLKGSAPDANGATKGVRISVKDGGCSGYEYAIDITSKPQPDDLVSQQGKVLVYVDAKSAPLLDGVIVDFVEGVMESGFKFINPNATDTCGCGKSFKTDDGTPTGVPCSQS from the coding sequence ATGGCCGTTATTTTATCAGAAAAAGCAGAATTTCATCTGCGGGCATTTCTCAAAGGTTCCGCACCCGACGCTAATGGCGCAACTAAAGGTGTCCGCATCTCTGTAAAAGATGGTGGTTGCAGTGGCTACGAATATGCGATCGATATCACTAGCAAGCCTCAACCAGATGATTTGGTAAGCCAGCAAGGCAAAGTGCTGGTTTACGTTGATGCCAAAAGTGCGCCGTTATTAGACGGAGTTATTGTTGACTTCGTTGAGGGAGTGATGGAAAGCGGTTTTAAATTCATCAACCCCAATGCAACTGATACCTGCGGTTGTGGAAAGTCCTTTAAAACAGACGACGGTACGCCTACTGGTGTACCTTGCAGCCAAAGCTAA
- a CDS encoding HesA/MoeB/ThiF family protein yields MVNLTPTELERYRRQMMLPNFGETAQKRLKSATVLVTGVGGLGGTAALYLAVAGVGRLILVRGGDLRLDDMNRQVLMTDDWVGKPRVFKAKETLDAINPDVQVEAVHDYITPENVDSLVQSADMALDCAHNFTERNLLNEACVRSRKPMVEAAMNGMEAYLTTIIPGVTPCLSCLFPEKPDWDQRGFSVLGAVSGTLACLTALEAIKLITGFSQPLLSQLLTIDLNRMEFAKRRSHRDRSCPVCGNSAPWRHAQSNSMEPTATGIAQNS; encoded by the coding sequence CGAAACAGCACAGAAACGCTTGAAGTCAGCGACAGTTCTGGTGACAGGTGTGGGAGGATTAGGCGGTACGGCGGCGCTTTACCTAGCAGTAGCGGGCGTTGGGCGGCTAATTCTAGTCCGGGGTGGTGACTTGCGGCTAGATGATATGAATCGTCAGGTTCTTATGACTGATGATTGGGTAGGTAAGCCAAGGGTATTCAAAGCTAAAGAAACTCTGGATGCGATTAATCCTGATGTCCAAGTGGAAGCTGTTCATGATTACATTACCCCGGAAAATGTAGACTCATTAGTGCAATCCGCCGATATGGCTCTTGATTGCGCCCACAACTTTACAGAGCGCAATTTGTTAAATGAAGCCTGTGTGCGATCGCGTAAGCCAATGGTGGAAGCCGCAATGAATGGGATGGAGGCTTACCTAACGACGATTATTCCTGGTGTGACTCCTTGTTTATCTTGTCTGTTTCCAGAAAAGCCTGATTGGGATCAGCGCGGCTTTTCAGTTCTAGGCGCTGTTTCTGGAACCCTAGCTTGTTTAACAGCTTTGGAAGCTATCAAGCTGATCACCGGGTTTAGTCAGCCTCTATTGTCGCAATTGCTGACAATCGACTTAAATCGGATGGAATTTGCTAAACGCCGTTCTCACCGCGATCGCTCTTGTCCAGTATGCGGTAATAGTGCGCCTTGGAGACACGCGCAATCCAATTCGATGGAACCCACAGCCACAGGTATTGCACAAAATAGTTAA